From one Lolium rigidum isolate FL_2022 chromosome 4, APGP_CSIRO_Lrig_0.1, whole genome shotgun sequence genomic stretch:
- the LOC124708241 gene encoding putative FBD-associated F-box protein At5g56390, which produces MDKQCSQEHSNKGDAFSRVVKPNLAEPMQLQLLPPDILRDILSWLSIKQFVRMSILSREWRRLRICHPDLVFTKDTFGINTAMDIDKSMTVGELLNMHAKKLELLNRKFIDNVDSVLRPLWSTSTTLDKFVIKFGLRREHKHYIDRWVSFSITSRAKHIALDFTSDGSSCDSGFDKYVFPLCDLSGPNGSCIMSLDLGYIFLKLPLSFCGITNLKKLTLKMVSINGGDLQRLLLSCALLESLSIEMCSDLSSLCVPQELSQLQYLRVRYCGMKILELHAPNLTKFVFDDSLMHTVLSESSKLSEAIFVSNLRVLNGYDDVLDDIFTELPAALPHMDTLLLLLTSSQVQRFSNTRDSFICLRHLNMNLNISLYPDDDSWVMGFVNLLELAPLLEELELHMDHYRHCSSNLRMVTAAQGPLHRHLKSVYMSGFSDVSGLAELAFYILENAIVLERMVVDPVTGMKEDLNTERFYSVSKAGSSEEFVLPTEGDRYCLEEMRLFAKMNLDREEFRHVLTVL; this is translated from the exons ATGGACAAACAATGCAGTCAAGAACATTCAAACAAGGGCGATGCTTTCAGTAGGGTGGTGAAACCGAATTTAGCAGAACCAATGCAGCTTCAACTTCTACCCCCT GACATTCTACGTGACATACTGTCTTGGTTATCTATCAAGCAATTCGTGCGGATGAGCATACTTTCTCGTGAATGGAGACGGCTAAGGATATGCCACCCAGACCTGGTCTTCACCAAAGACACCTTTGGTATAAATACGGCCATGGATATTGACAAATCCATGACAGTTGGTGAGCTGTTGAACATGCACGCCAAGAAGCTGGAATTGCTCAACAGGAAATTCATCGACAATGTGGACAGTGTATTGCGCCCATTGTGGTCAACTTCCACTACATTGGATAAATTTGTTATCAAATTTGGTCTTCGCAGGGAGCATAAGCATTACATTGACAGATGGGTTAGCTTTTCCATCACGTCAAGGGCCAAACATATTGCTCTTGATTTCACGTCCGATGGGTCTAGCTGTGACTCTGGATTTGACAAGTATGTTTTTCCGCTCTGTGATCTCAGTGGCCCAAATGGCTCTTGTATCATGTCTCTTGATCTCGGCTATATATTTTTAAAGCTGCCCCTCAGTTTCTGTGGTATCACAAACCTTAAGAAACTCACACTAAAGATGGTGTCTATCAATGGTGGTGATCTCCAGCGCCTGTTGCTAAGTTGTGCTCTTCTCGAGAGTTTAAGCATTGAGATGTGCTCAGACTTGTCAAGTTTATGCGTACCACAGGAGCTGTCCCAGTTGCAGTACCTGCGTGTGCGCTATTGTGGTATGAAAATATTAGAGTTGCATGCTCCGAATCTTACCAAATTTGTGTTCGACGACAGTCTCATGCATACTGTGCTCAGTGAATCCTCAAAGTTGTCAGAGGCAATTTTTGTGTCTAACCTAAGAGTGCTCAATGGTTATGATGATGTTTTGGATGATATCTTCACTGAGCTTCCAGCTGCTCTTCCTCATATGGACACACTACTTCTACTTTTGACTTCTTCTCAG GTGCAAAGATTCAGTAACACACGTGATAGCTTCATCTGTTTGAGGCATCTGAACATGAACCTTAATATCTCTCTGTATCCAGATGATGATAGTTGGGTTATGGGGTTTGTTAATCTCTTGGAGTTGGCACCTCTTTTAGAAGAACTGGAACTGCAT ATGGATCATTATAGACATTGCTCTTCTAATCTGAGGATGGTGACAGCGGCGCAAGGGCCTCTGCATCGTCACCTCAAGAGTGTCTACATGTCTGGATTTTCTGATGTATCAGGGCTAGCCGAGCTGGCGTTCTACATCCTTGAGAATGCTATTGTGCTTGAACGTATGGTAGTAGATCCTGTGACAGGGATGAAGGAAGATCTGAACACCGAACGTTTCTATTCGGTCAGCAAGGCTGGTAGCAGCGAAGAGTTCGTTCTTCCAACCGAGGGTGATCGGTACTGTCTTGAGGAGATGAGATTGTTTGCGAAAATGAACCTTGACAGAGAGGAGTTTCGTCATGTCCTCACCGTGTTATGA
- the LOC124708724 gene encoding LEC14B homolog: MSALARLRGRRRAAAKEAAREPDPFTIEEEVAHLTRIGSEPCPRTRRRKRGVSAFDMLASRESGRAGPGGGGFCSADRAYAAGKHLPAEGPWCVEDMDSEAYVSQFSSDGSLLVAGFRGSRIRIYDVDKGWKVHKNISCRSMRWTVSDIALSPDQRYLAYSSLSPIVHIVNVQSAGRESDANVNEIHEGLEFCDDDEYSFGIFSVKFSKDGREVVVGNNDSSIYVYDLGANKVSVRIRAHAADVNTVTFADESGNVLYSGSDDNLCKVWDRRCLVREKPSGVLSGHLDGITCIDSRGDGRYLISNCKDQTIKLWDIRKMSATTKGRPPRLYDWDYRWMAFPTNARYYKHPNDQSLATYRGHSVLRTLIRCYFSPMHSTGQRYIYTGSSDDTVYIYDVVTGAVVKKLSWHRSIIRDCTWHPYRPTLVSSSWDGYVARWEASGDKEDPSMLSFDEQRTSPYHQTYGLSFAM, from the exons ATGTCCGCACTGGCGAGgctgcgggggcggcggcgggcagcCGCCAAGGAGGCAGCGCGCGAGCCCGACCCGTTCACCATCGAGGAGGAGGTGGCCCACCTCACCCGGATTGGGTCGGAGCCGTGCCCGCGCACGCGCAGGCGCAAGAGGGGCGTCTCGGCCTTCGACATGCTGGCGTCCAGGGAGTCCGGCCGCGCggggcccggcggcggcgggttcTGCTCGGCCGACCGCGCCTACGCCGCCGGGAAGCACCTCCcggcggaggggccctggtgcgtGGAGGACATGGACAGTGAGGCCTATGTCTCGCAGTTCTCCAGTGATGGCTCGTTGCTCGTTGCCGGGTTTCGG GGAAGCCGCATCAGAATCTACGATGTCGATAAAGGCTGGAAGGTTCATAAGAACATAAGCTGCAGAAGCATGCGGTGGACGGTTTCAGATATCGCGCTCTCCCCTGATCAGCGGTACCTT GCCTATTCCAGTTTGTCGCCTATTGTTCACATTGTGAATGTGCAGAGTGCTGGAAGGGAATCGGATGCCAATGTTAAT GAAATTCATGAGGGCTTGGAATTCTGTGATGATGATGAGTACTCTTTCGGGATATTCTCTGTGAAATTTTCAAAAGACGGTCGAGAAGTTGTTGTTGGGAATAATGATAGTTCAATATATGTCTATGATCTTGGAGCAAATAAAGTATCAGTCCGCATCCGTGCTCATGCG GCTGATGTCAACACGGTCACCTTCGCTGATGAAAGTGGTAATGTCTTGTACTCTGGAAGTGATGACAATCTCTGTAAG GTATGGGATAGGCGTTGCCTTGTAAGAGAAAAACCATCAGGTGTTTTGTCAGGTCACTTAGATGGGATTACGTGTATTGATAGCCGTGGTGATGGGCGTTATCTAATCTCCAACTGCAAGGATCAGACTATCAAACTTTGGGACATAAGGAAAATGTCGGCCACCACAAAAGG ACGACCACCAAGATTATATGACTGGGACTACAGATGGATGGCGTTCCCAACAAATGCTAGATACTATAAGCATCCAAATGATCAGTCTCTGGCAACATACAGGGGGCATTCAGTTCTGCGGACACTTATACGCTGCTACTTTTCCCCAATGCACAG CACGGGTCAGAGGTACATATACACCGGATCAAGTGACGATACTGTGTATATCTACGATGTG GTAACAGGGGCGGTCGTCAAGAAGCTTTCGTGGCACCGATCGATCATCAGGGACTGCACCTGGCATCCCTACCGCCCAACACTTGTCAGCTCTTCCTGGGACGGGTACGTGGCCCGGTGGGAGGCATCAGGCGATAAGGAGGACCCATCGATGCTCTCGTTCGATGAGCAGAGAACTAGCCCTTACCACCAGACATACGGGTTGTCATTTGCCATGTAG
- the LOC124708255 gene encoding membrane-bound O-acyltransferase gup1-like: protein MSGVPWKRLELAVLCAYALVFYLFMIWKSLQLSQEYSGRLYGLRAGSLAGRLNDLSDAQWRNFRGNLPVLTAVMGAFLVVANGLRYVYSLKGRGASLVWLVLSLIYLCYLHGACVGFILAIAGVNYSIVKLFARFKYCTGLIWSFNLAMLILNRVYEGYSFSLFGQKLAFLDNYRGTFRWHICFNFVVLRMISYGCDYCWTLRSSHFDHKKHMQKCEVCYSGKTCYLALQEKGLSVDKYTFLTYLCYLTYAPLYIAGPVVSYNAFAAQLDVPQKNYSVGQICIYGLRWILNFLLMEAMTHFFHYNAFVVSRLWRQLTPFEIFIISYGVLNFMWLKFFLIWRYFRFWSLVGGVETPENMPRCINNCHDLESFWKSWHASFNRWLVRYLYIPLGGSRRKLLSIWVVFTFVAVWHDLEWKLISWAWLTCLFFVPEILIKSLSNNFQAKSALGQFIHRELGAIGGAVTVSCLMVANLVGYVVGPSGIKVLMSQMLQKDALPALTTIFATFYVGVKLMFHIRDAKKSRG from the exons ATGAGCGGCGTCCCGTGGAAGCGGCTGGAGCTCGCCGTGCTGTGCGCCTACGCGCTGGTGTTCTACCTCTTCATGATCTGGAAGTCGCTCCAACTCTCCCAAG AGTACTCCGGGAGGCTCTACGGTCTACGAGCAGGATCACTCGCCGGCCGCCTGAAT GACCTATCCGACGCGCAATGGAGAAACTTTCGCGGGAACTTACCTGTCCTCACCGCCGTAATGGGTGCGTTCCTGGTCGTGGCGAATGGGTTGCGCTATGTGTATAGCTTGAAGGGCAGAGGGGCCTCTTTGGTGTGGCTCGTACTGTCCCTGATCTATCTATGCTATCTACATGGCGCTTG TGTTGGCTTCATCCTCGCGATAGCAGGGGTTAATTACTCGATAGTGAAG TTATTTGCTCGATTTAAGTATTGCACTGGCCTCATATGGAGCTTCAACTTAGCTATGCTTATACTTAACCGAGTCTATGAAGGTTATTCATTCTCGTTGTTCGG GCAAAAACTGGCTTTTCTTGACAACTATCGGGGTACATTTCGATGGCACATATGCTTCAATTTCG TTGTATTACGCATGATTAGCTACGGATGTGATTACTGCTGGACGCTTCGTTCTTCTCACTTTGATCACAAG AAACACATGCAGAAATGTGAAGTTTGTTATTCTGGCAAGACATGCTACCTTGCTTTGCAG GAGAAAGGGCTCAGTGTTGACAAATACACATTCCTAACTTATTTATGCTACTTAACATATGCTCCACTCTATATTGCTGGTCCTGTTGTAAGCTACAACGCATTTGCAGCTCAG TTAGATGTACCTCAGAAAAACTATTCAGTTGGGCAGATATGTATTTATGGGCTGAGGTGGATCCTAAATTTCCTTCTGATGGAAGCCATGACACACTTTTTCCACTACAATGCCTTTGTAGTCAG CCGATTATGGCGGCAGTTGACACCGTTTGAGATCTTTATCATTAGTTATGGG GTGTTGAACTTTATGTGGTTAAAATTCTTCCTTATTTGGCGCTACTTCAGGTTCTGGTCACTG GTAGGAGGAGTTGAGACACCTGAAAACATGCCTAGGTGCATAAATAATTGTCATGACCTTGAGAGCTTCTGGAAAAGCTGGCATGCTTCTTTTAACAGATGGCTGGTCAG GTACTTGTACATACCTCTTGGTGGGTCTCGACGAAAACTACTTAGTATTTGGGTTGTATTCACATTCGTAGCAGTCTGGCATGACCTGGAATG GAAACTTATTTCATGGGCGTGGTTAACATGCTTATTTTTTGTCCCTGAAATACTGATCAAGTCCTTATCCAACAACTTCCAG GCAAAAAGCGCCCTTGGGCAGTTCATTCACCGTGAGTTAGGTGCTATTGGTGGTGCTGTGACAGTCAGCTGCCTTATG GTGGCAAACCTTGTCGGCTATGTCGTAGGGCCATCGGGCATTAAGGTTCTGATGTCGCAGATGCTCCAGAAGGATG CCTTGCCTGCCCTTACAACTATATTTGCCACGTTCTATGTGGGCGTCAAG CTTATGTTCCATATACGTGATGCTAAGAAGAGTCGGGGGTGA